In a genomic window of Nodosilinea sp. E11:
- a CDS encoding Npun_F5749 family FMN-dependent PPOX-type flavoprotein, whose amino-acid sequence MSDSDPSLLKAAALAPWRSPLARALHRNRSRPDSRYFQLATVTAAGRPTNRTVVFRGWLPDRNTLTLVTDQRSAKVADIVAHPWAEACWYFTSTREQFRLAGPIQVVGAADANADLMGDRQRAWDSLSDNARQQFYWPHPAQPREPEADFAPRDAGETPPAEFCLVLLTPERVDHLELRGDPQTRTIYTRHPVETWQVDAVNP is encoded by the coding sequence CCGCTGCCCTGGCCCCCTGGCGTAGCCCCCTGGCCCGCGCCCTGCACCGCAACCGCAGCCGCCCCGACAGTCGCTACTTTCAGCTTGCCACCGTTACCGCAGCAGGCCGTCCCACCAACCGCACCGTGGTCTTTCGGGGCTGGCTGCCCGATCGCAACACCCTGACCCTGGTCACCGATCAGCGCAGCGCCAAGGTGGCCGATATTGTGGCTCACCCCTGGGCCGAGGCCTGCTGGTATTTCACCTCCACCCGCGAGCAGTTTCGCCTGGCTGGCCCTATTCAGGTAGTGGGTGCCGCCGATGCGAATGCCGATCTCATGGGCGATCGGCAAAGGGCGTGGGACTCTCTCTCTGACAACGCCCGCCAGCAGTTTTATTGGCCCCATCCCGCCCAGCCCCGCGAGCCCGAGGCCGACTTTGCGCCCCGCGACGCTGGTGAGACTCCCCCCGCTGAGTTTTGCCTGGTGCTGCTCACACCCGAGCGCGTTGACCATCTCGAACTGCGTGGCGACCCCCAAACCCGCACGATTTATACTCGTCACCCGGTTGAGACTTGGCAGGTAGACGCTGTGAACCCTTGA